The Cryptomeria japonica chromosome 2, Sugi_1.0, whole genome shotgun sequence region AGCTCCATCATCTCCCAAGCAGGCTCTTACACAAATAATATCAAGCTCACCTATTTTAGAGACGGGAAGGAAGATCCGCCTAGAATAACAAACGTGCCACCCAAGAAATATATTACTGTTAGGTGGAAATCTGTGCAGGAAATCTTGGCAAGTTTAGTGGATAACAAAAGAATTGTTTTCTCCCATAAGCTTATAGGGTATCGGCCTTCAAAGGTCTGTGTCTCTTGTTCTTGCTCTGTTTTTGTTGTAATTTCCCCAAAAAATGTTTGATTACATATTGTATGCAATTGCAGGGCGGTGTTGAGGCCTATTTTAGATGTGGAAATGCCTTGGATAGAATTAAAGTTGTGTGGACTAAGCTTTTGATTGGAGCAGATGGAATATGGTCTGCTGTAAGAAAACAGATGGTGGGGGATTCTCCAAGGTACCTCAATTTGGTGCATTGGAATGCACTGCTGTACAACCCAGATCTCAAGTAAGCATTAGAGTTAGTTATGATTATGTATTGCAACGGATTTGTGTTTTACCCTAACTTGAACATGGGATTTAGCAGAGTTTATAAGGGCATAAAAGAGGGGGAAATTATTGCGCGAACAATGGAGAATATGCAGGCCCACAGCATTATAGCCCATGCAGGTACCCATTTAGCTTTTGGTTAGACCTTTAGGGAACAATGATCTACTGCAAATTTCTCCTTTAATCGCTGAAGAACAGGAGATTTGTTTTGTGGTAGGTTTTTATAGAGGCCCCAAATGGGACTGTTTTCCACACTCCTGGATTTTGATATCATGGCTTAGTTCAGTGGAAAGTTTGAATTTGCAATCCATTTAAACAGGAGAAGTAGAAGTTTTTGTAGCTTTATATGGCTACTAAATTCCTGATTTGATCAACAATTGTAGGGGATTACACTCTTTGGGTTCTTCGTACAAAAGATGAATCAGAAGATCTAGCAAACTCATTGGTAGGAGGACGAGGCGGCATTGGTATCCCTGGTTGTAAAGCTCGCGCTCTTAAACAATTGGATGGGCTTGAAGGATGGGAAAGTGTTCGAGAAGTTATTGATGCAACCAGTGAGGACATTATATCAGAAAGAAAGATCATGGACAGGTTGCCCTTAGATAAATGGACTGATGCAGATGGTCATGTCCTGCTCATTGGTGATGGTATTTACTATTTTCCTCTACAATTTTATTTCATTCTTCTTCAAACTCTAATACTCATATGAATAACAGTCCTAATCATGTTGGCTTCCTTCAATGTGAAGCTTGAATTAGTCCTTTAACCCATTTTGGGGGTGGCTTGCTACTTAATTTTTAGGTAGCTTAAGCCCACCTCATAGACAAACTTCATCCAGCAGGTGAAGTTTTTTTTCAGTTACAAAGCTAAAGGAATTGATTGTTTAATGGTTGGTAATGGTGGATTCATTCAGCTGCACATGCTCAGTATGTTGGGCCAGGACAAGGCGCCAGAACTGCTTTTGAAGATGCCCATCAACTCTCCCTTCTTCTTCAACATGCAAGTCACTCATCTTTTACAGAGGAAAGCATTAGAGATGCTGTCAAAAGGTAATTTATCAGAAACAGTGATAATGTTTCATAGATTTAGTGTGAATGAGTTCCTTACATTCAATTGAGATATGTAACAGAATACTACTCGCAGCTTTTGACTGTAAAAGTTTAGCAGGTTTGAAGAGGTAAGAATTCCTCGGATGAAAAAGATGCAGCAGTTTGCAGCCTATTCCACAAGGCTTCCTAAATTTCAACCTGAGTGGTTCCAGAATTTGACAATGGAAGAAAGATTAAGAGTGCATGAGGAATACACGAAATGGGTTTATTCATATCCCAACAAGCAAGAGTGTGACCCAGACTCCATCTTTTTCAAGTGAATATGTTTAAGCTTGGTAAGAGGACCTGATTAATATTCTTGTCCAGTTAGACCAGATGATAGAACAGGGCTTGCATTTCTACATCATTAATGATTAGTTTAGGAAGTGCAAAGTAGCAGTCACAATTGGAATGAATGCACCGCCTGTACACCAGTTAATTTGAGATACTGCAGTGAACCCCAAATTAAATAGAATTGCTAAAAGTGAAATCATTTAGTAGTAAATATTTTAGACTTCGACAGGGAAGTCATGAATGTGAAAGCATCAAAGTGCAGACTTGTATTTCAGAGTTTACAGTTGTAAAGTTCGGCCAATGATATTTACATTATTATTTCTTAAAACAAAACCAAGTGAGTCAAATGAAAGATCATGGTCTAAATCTTCTATGGTATCACATAGAATGTCAATCATTTCTTATAAACATTAATCCATGCAGTTGTAATCAATAGCTAGAAGTATTCATTTTTTAAGTATATAATATTTCATTCAATGTatctttaaataaaaattataaatgtttaatttttataaaaattaatttaatattattgaaaATCAATATATTCTCAATATTTTTTAACAATTAAAGTAACCATCCATGCATAAATATCTATTATCAATGTGCATTCACACTGTTTGACTCATGATTTGCAAAACAATTTAAAATAGATTTCAAaagtatttaaataaattgattcaTTATAAAGGTCAATAAACTAAATCGTGTTAAATAGCTGTAACAAAATTCAAAATGACTATGATCAATGTAGAGGTCAAGTTGCAAAATGAATAGAGGGGCCAACATTCAAATATATCATTGTGCTCTATATAACGGGTGGAAACCTAAAATAATTGTTCGTTATAAAGGCCCAATGAAAAAAGTACTACATGCAACCATATGTATATACTTAATAAATAAAGTCATGATGACACTCAAGTAAGCCCCTACATGCATATAATGTGTCAACATACAAATGATCTATGAATCCATGAAAGTGCTTGTGGGTTTTCAAGGTGTATAGAATAGTTGTTCCACTATCACAATATGTATCACTCTACTAGATGATGCTCTCCCTCAACAAGCAATAGAGAgaaaaattaattttcatccacctcatgtcaataaataataattagcctgtgtcaatatcaaaatatcataaaAACAAACTATTGATAACAATCAAAATATTAGTCCCTTCTATCTTCTAATGAGCTCCCACCTGGATCAAAGATATGGAACAACATTGTCAAAAATAGGAAGCTGCGTAAACAGGGTCTAAAATGGTAGGTGGGCAATGGTGAGAAAATTATATTCTGGGAGGACAACTGGATTGGCGATAGACCCTTGGCCTCTTCCCGCTTCAGTTGCCTCATGGGAACTCTCAAGGACTCGCTTGGTCTTCTTGTGATGAATTACATATCCCCCTCTCGCTGTTGGTCGAGGCTTGCTGAAAGCCTAGGAGATAATACTCATTGGGGCCATTTGGTGGGGGATTTACAATCTCTTCTTGAGGAGGTTGGGATTCCTCGATTCCCTCATGCTGACAAGCTTGTTTGGGCTATGAATCCCTCAGGGTCTTTTAGTGTAAAGTCGGCCTATAATCCCTTGTTCGCCCCTGTGAATGACTGCTACAGCTAGAGAGAAGTTTAGAATTCTCAGCTTATCCCTAAAATAAACTTTTTCTAGTGGACTAATCTGCATGGGAAGATCCTAACTGTTGATAACCTTAAAAGGAGAGGCTTCCTATTAGCCAATTGGTGTGTTTTGTGTAATTATGCCGAGGAAAGCATAAATCATCTATTCATCCATTGCCCTTTCACTTCTGTGGTCTGGCATAAATTTTTATAGAAATTCAACATTGTGTGGACCTTCTTGGAAGACTTGCAATAGTTTACCAGCAACTGGAAGTGCCCCTCTACCCACCCTTTGATTAGACAGTTATGGAAACTCATCCCTCCTCATATCCATTGGCATAtgtggaaggaaaggaacaacTGGATCTTCCGTGAGACTAATAACTCTGTTGACACGATGGTTGGCATAATAGAGAAGCTTCTCAGGGAGAATGATTTGGTTTGCAAATGGAAAAAATTGCAATTGACCCCTCTAGTGATGGATTGCAACTGGATTAGGACATGGAATCTGCCTGAAAACTTCCTTTGATGTGACAACTCTAAAAGAATGGAGAGGCTTAACACTAGATGGTCGGCCCCACCGCCCTTATGGctcaaacttaactttgatggcgCCGCTCGTAGTGGAGTTGCGGCGAGAGGTGGAATTATAAGGGATAGCTTGGGCAACCTGATTCTAGCCTATGCGGGGAATTTTGGCTATGCCTCGAGTAACATGGCTGAAGCCCCAATGCTCTTATGGGGTCTTAAATTGGCTCTCGATATTATTGCTAAAAGActgatcattgaaggggattctaagCTGATTATTAAGGCGGCTAAAGGTGTTTCGGGGATTAGCTGGATTATTAGCAACATAATCATGGACATATGGTCTATGATAGTCTGCCttgaggaatttcaaattcaacaCATTTATAGAGGGAAATTCGGTGGTAGACTCTTCAACTGCGACGGGCCTTGAGATGAAAGGTATGAGGTGCTGGAGACAACTAGATTCACTTTCTGACAAACAAAAATCCCTCATCGGGAGAGACCAAAATTTCCCTACGAACCAATGATTTGCTATGTCCTTTTTTACGAGTTGACGTTTTGGCCCGCCTGCGATATCAAGTTGTAGgagggaaattcaaatttgaattgggcGGGCTATGCCAAGGTGGCTTTCGATGGTCCCCATTTTCTCCACCGCACTGGTCCGGCGATGACGTGTCCGACCACCGATAATTGTGTTACCGAAGGATTGCAGCTTCAACTTTTAATCATGAAATTGATAGACCATAGCAAGTACAACACTTATTGCTATAACTAGAACTTAATATTTCTCCACAATAAAGTTCTTTGCAAGTTGGTAGATGAGTTAAGAGGTGTCCTTTCGCATGCTTCTTGAAGATGGCGGACGCATGCCTTGGGAACCACCATAAAAGATAATTATTGCAACTTCCACCACACTTTGGCTAAATTTTTGTCGATCATTCTTATCtctcactttggtttttccctCTGCATAACCATTTCTAATTCTACGTTGCTTACCAACTTCACTCTGAAGGAAGCTGTTATGGGTGGGGGGATGATTTAGTCCCAGTTGAGCCGGACATTATTGATGACAGCTTCGGCAATGACCCATGTGTTTAGATGTATGCCAAGGAAGGGGGTATTATCCCATTCATGGAAGCCATGACTGGGTTTGATGAAAACCTCTCCATGGAGTTTGTCAGTAGCTGGAATGACAGGAGAGTTGTTATGGGggatatttcatttgaaattaatGAAGACGTTGTTGCCCAGGCTATGGATCTTTCAATTGAGGGAAGGGAGTGGAAGAAAACCAGTAGGGTCACAGATGAGACCAATATGAACAAATTCTATAAAAAGGGTGAGGAGCCAATTAAGATGTGTGGGGGTTTCAAAAGAGAGTGCCTACCTTATCCATGGGACTAGGTGTGTAAAATTATTATGAAATACTTTACCCTTGAGGGAAAATATGGTGTTTTCTATTATTACCATTTCCCGTTGTTCAATCACTTTCACAACCATGATAGTATTTCCTTTCCATTCTTTTTACTGCATGCCTTAGAGTCTATTGTTAAAGAAGTTCATCATTGCATGAGTCAAGACATCAATTTCACCATCCTCCACCAAGGTTTGATGTTTCGGCTCTACAATTTCCACAGGGCCTTGTGTCCACATAAACCCATCTCTATTCAACCTGCTCCCTCCCTCCATGGCCTCCCTGCTGGTAGTAAAAAAGGTAATAAAAAACCTCAAAAAAGCCCATTATGCCTTGtcaatcccctgaccatgcccctCTCATTTCCCCCAAAATTGGGGAGAAAAACAAAAGCAATCCTTCAACTGCTAAAGCTACCTCCAAGAAACCCAGGAAAGAACCTAAGATCTTGTTAGTGGAGTTTGACACGGAGGACGGTGTGACCCCGTGGAGGTCCAACAAATTTGGTGGAAAACCCCATATGAAACAAATTGTTGTGAGGAAGAACTATGTCAATGAGGGTGAGGGAGATTCTGAGAAGGCATATAGTGATAAGGTTGAGGATGATATGGAAGCCACGAAGGGCTTGGAGTCTTCCAAGCTGGATACCAATGCCCTTGACTTTGAGACTGttaaggatgataataagaacaCCTCCCCTTCTTCTGGCACTCGCCCCCCCCCCCCGCATAATCAGATCTCTGAGGAGGACGGGAGAAAGTCTGAGGGCGGTCAGATTGCTACTGAAggtggagaggaggaggtggtgcaTTGTGCGGGATGTAATTCTATGCATTGTGCGGGATGTAATTCTATCTCTGAGGACCTGAATGGAGTCAAGAAGAAGCTGGACTATCTGGATTCCCATGTCAAAAAAATTGCGAAATTTTCCATCAAAGTCATGCACTCCTTGACCACTTCAATGTGCCTGCTGCACCATGAAAAAGTGAATTAGGGTGGGCTAGAAGGTGACACCATGaaggaactgtttgaattcctAGTTGAAGATTGGACCGAGCTTCTGCTCTCCCAACACATGGGAGTTGGAAAAAATGATTAATGGTAGATTCTTTCCTTTTTTGTtatagttttagttttagtttcaggATCAATTGGATTCCTATTAAGTTTAATTTCTTTATTAGCCATATGAGTCTTGTCAAGACTCTTGCTACTTTCTTTAGTTTTTATAGTATGAACAATAGGCTTATCTCTAAGGATAGATGGTTTAAGGATAGTTTCCTTTTGATTATATGTTGTTTAAGTTGCTACATGGATGAGATTGTTATCAATCTTGGGTTATTTTATAATTGcaggtggtttttgtttttgatgattaagatagggattGGCTGACTGTCATTAGGCAGCTGTGTATGTGTCGGTTCTGCTCTCTCTGAGGCTTACTGTGTAATtcgggtcagcccccttgttttggctactttattatcaaaaacaattaaAATATTAGTTTTTAATGATTTACAAAAATAATCATTTTCTTCTTATTATTTATCAATTATTTAGAAACGAAAAATATATACAAAACATCTAAATCAACAAGTTTTCAATTCAAATcataaatatatgaaaaataataTAATGTTAATTTTCATAATAACATATACAACATAATATCATTACATTTAGTGCATCTTATTGAAACATTGAATATGCACATACACAACCAATTAtttaattatcaattttttttaatataagaaTGAAATGAAACATCTTCCATCTATAAAACAATTTCCATAGTACCTCCATCTACCAACTCTACTACTACATACCCCTTATTAGGTTATTAGGTGGGTAAGCGCGTGTACTTAGATGTGTAAGGAGGCACATTTTACAATAAAAGATCACAACCTAGAGTACCTTCGAGTTGAAGTGGAGTAAAAGTTCAAGTTTACTAGTGAACTTGATATTTCTTGCAAAATATGTTTTTCATTAGCatttaacaatttttttaatcaaatcaaaAGATATGGGTGGATGGCTAGAGTGAAAATCTAAATTATTCTTAGAATTTTCTAgtctaaataaatgaaatatatgaTTATGTGTAATAGTTTGATATATATGCATGTcaaattatgtgtgtgtgtgtgtatgtttataTTAATATATTGACAAATCCTTGTTGACACTAAAATATAGAAATTATAATAGAAGTAAATTGAAGTAAGAGGCTTCCTACAATCACATTAGTCATCCGTGTCAACAAAAACATCTCCTTTAATTTCGCTTAAATTTGAAAATTGTGacattcaaaattaaaatcacaatgaAATTAAAACCTCCATAAATCTCGTTGTAATGGAGAGTTCACAAATTCATTTTTACTGCAACggaatacaaaaaataaaatcaaaggcTTTTAACATTACATTGTTTCAATGTTTTAAAAATGGGAATCATGAATGGAATAATGTACTAATATTGTGTGAATTGTCAACTTTGAACAAGATATAAATGTTCTTGTGATAAATCATAGTTTCTTGGTGCCTAGATTCTCTGAAACTAATTACAGTTGTGCACGTCCATTTAGTGGTTTCTTTAAAACAAATGAATAGAGATAAACCTAGAGAACTCATCATGTTGAGATGCACAATAATGTTTCCATATTCATGGAACTCATATAATTGTTTGAAACAATCACATATAATCAAAACTTTCTTTCATATGAAGATATTTTCAATAGTGAAACCAATTGTAGCATTTCTCTACTACGTACACAACTAGATAGATGTACTTTCATCTGCTCAATCCTTTATCAAGGTATAGAAGACAAATCAATTAGCTTGGTTAGGAGTGTGAGCATTAATGGATAACATAATTTTTTAAACTTGACTTTAGTATATTTGAAATTTAAAGCTATATTATTTTGCTAAACTAGCCCTAAAAGTGTCTACTCTAATGTGTAGTCTTTTGGTTCTTCATTGCTTAGCTGCTAATTATTCATTTTTCCTATCCAtctttgacattttttgcattgaaCAAAATTGTAGCACTACCAATTATATAACTTTAATAcctttaataattttaattaaacaaaAGAGTAGATACATCTAAGAATGATTGAGAATGGTTGTGATGAACCTATTTAATTGAAacacaaatcaaatcaaatttattaTTGGTTTTCTATTCTCAAATAACTCATAGGTAGTTTGGCTATAAAATGTTATTATATGCCCACAATGACCAGTAGCCATGaaacaaaaatttcttcaaaaatgttAAAGTGCGAAAGGAATACTAGAAATGCAATGTTACATTTCAAATCTTTGTGCAATATTCATATTGTAGATACAAATACTTCAAATCATTATCTGATACAATAAATGTATACCTTTCATAATAAAAAAAGTCACTTTAATATCATTTTTAGCCACATGGTTGTTTTTGTTATCACTCCCACATGTTCTAACAAGGCATCGGTGAAGCAGTCTTGTGGATTATCAAACcatgttgaaaaaataaaattttcttaTCCAACACCTCAATCTATTAATTAAAGTAAAAATATTTTATAGATTTTAGATAAATAatattttacttttatttattGCTTTTATAAAGGAAAAAATATTATAAAAGTATTTTTTGGTGTAAGTTAATAATCGGTTAAATAGTGGTAATGGAGAAAATGGGTCTTGGATGAATCATAAAGTTGGTGACGTCCTCCTCCCGTAAATGTGAATCATTGAGGTCATAATGGTATGATGAGGGTTTTAACCTTAGTGgccataacaacaacaacaacacttaaccaacacactatcagagaaattgattaggtggggcttcataaattgatttgttataaATTAAGGTATATaggtttttattttattgttttataaatatttaaaaataaaaacttcTCAAGAATTtgtataataaatattttaaaatgaaaaaatcTGTAAAACTTGTGTATTGTTGTTAAAGATTCCTATATTATATGTTTTGATGTAGTTTGATTTCTTATTGTTTCAAGAATTACAAATTAGAATTTTACTTTTAGATAAAATTGTAGAAAGTAAGAATAGAAATGCTATTTTTTATTAAGATACATTTAATGAATGTTTATGATTTCTACAATTTTGATTTAGATATATGTATATTTGATTAGTTAGAAAATAAGACTTTTATAGATTTCAGATAAATAATGCTTTGCTTTATATTTATTATTCTTATAAAATAAGGAAAGAAGAATATTATAGAATTATTTTTTGGTGTAAGTTTGTAATGGGTTGAATAGTGGCAATGGAAAAAATGAGCCTTGGAGGAATCGTAAAGCTCTTCAACATCTTGAAGCATTATAAATAGTTTTTTCGCTAATTTGTTGTGCTTGATTCTTTTATGAAAGTTCTAAATTTTGCATTTATTATTTGCTACTACAACATGGTATCAACACATAAAATAACAAattccttcttgttttgtgatgaaTTTAGGACTAATTCCTATCAAAGAATTATTGTGAAGCCAAATGAACATTGTTGTTGTGTTCAAAATGATAGACAAATGAACAATTACCTTTCATTTCATTAAAAATAgactcattttttttcatttttgacccCATTACATTTTTTATATGACCATATGTCCTTATCTAGACAATTTTTTCAGTTTACAAAGctttttttttttagcaaaatAGCATTTTGCAATTCTAGGCAATATTTTTTGCAAGTGCATATTTAAGAAGGTTTTTGCATGTTTGGGCTTGTTTCTTGATCACTACGACTATCTAGTGCTTGGAGGATTTCATGTCAAACTTAAAACTTGAGTCAACACAATAAAGTGTTGTGTTTTATGTTTGAGGAAATCAAAGGAGTAGACAAGTTGGAGTGTCATAAGGATTTTATCTAGACCTCATTCTTGGTACATGACTATTGAATCTTTCTTGAAGTTATGCAATACACTCTAAGGGAGGATAGCTAGCATACAACACTACCATCAAAGGTGCTAGAGAAGCATTGAAGTTTCTAAGGACTTTGCCTACTTTCAAGTAAAAGATCAACACTTTTGGATGGGACAAATATCATAATAAAAATTCACGACCACTATAATTTTATAATGCCCCCTTGTTGGAGATTGA contains the following coding sequences:
- the LOC131049933 gene encoding zeaxanthin epoxidase, chloroplastic isoform X2, whose amino-acid sequence is MSSLEFDEMAVSERGPDLDIVIAGGGLAGLSLALALQHRNVEAHVFEYHPYFKADTATAIGIGPNGVTALEGIKPGLSSIISQAGSYTNNIKLTYFRDGKEDPPRITNVPPKKYITVRWKSVQEILASLVDNKRIVFSHKLIGYRPSKGGVEAYFRCGNALDRIKVVWTKLLIGADGIWSAVRKQMVGDSPRYLNLVHWNALLYNPDLKVYKGIKEGEIIARTMENMQAHSIIAHAGDYTLWVLRTKDESEDLANSLVGGRGGIGIPGCKARALKQLDGLEGWESVREVIDATSEDIISERKIMDRLPLDKWTDADGHVLLIGDAAHAQYVGPGQGARTAFEDAHQLSLLLQHASHSSFTEESIRDAVKRFEEVRIPRMKKMQQFAAYSTRLPKFQPEWFQNLTMEERLRVHEEYTKWVYSYPNKQECDPDSIFFK
- the LOC131049933 gene encoding zeaxanthin epoxidase, chloroplastic isoform X1 — translated: MSSLEFDEMAVSERGPDLDIVIAGGGLAGLSLALALQHRNVEAHVFEYHPYFKADTATAIGIGPNGVTALEGIKPGLSSIISQAGSYTNNIKLTYFRDGKEDPPRITNVPPKKYITVRWKSVQEILASLVDNKRIVFSHKLIGYRPSKGGVEAYFRCGNALDRIKVVWTKLLIGADGIWSAVRKQMVGDSPRYLNLVHWNALLYNPDLNRVYKGIKEGEIIARTMENMQAHSIIAHAGDYTLWVLRTKDESEDLANSLVGGRGGIGIPGCKARALKQLDGLEGWESVREVIDATSEDIISERKIMDRLPLDKWTDADGHVLLIGDAAHAQYVGPGQGARTAFEDAHQLSLLLQHASHSSFTEESIRDAVKRFEEVRIPRMKKMQQFAAYSTRLPKFQPEWFQNLTMEERLRVHEEYTKWVYSYPNKQECDPDSIFFK
- the LOC131049933 gene encoding zeaxanthin epoxidase, chloroplastic isoform X3 encodes the protein MSSLEFDEMAVSERGPDLDIVIAGGGLAGLSLALALQHRNVEAHVFEYHPYFKADTATAIGIGPNGVTALEGIKPGLSSIISQAGSYTNNIKLTYFRDGKEDPPRITNVPPKKYITVRWKSVQEILASLVDNKRIVFSHKLIGYRPSKGGVEAYFRCGNALDRIKVVWTKLLIGADGIWSAVRKQMVGDSPRYLNLVHWNALLYNPDLNRVYKGIKEGEIIARTMENMQAHSIIAHAGDYTLWVLRTKDESEDLANSLVGGRGGIGIPGCKARALKQLDGLEGWESVREVIDATSEDIISERKIMDRLPLDKWTDADGHVLLIGDAAHAQYVGPGQGARTAFEDAHQLSLLLQHASHSSFTEESIRDAVKSF